In one Zalophus californianus isolate mZalCal1 chromosome 10, mZalCal1.pri.v2, whole genome shotgun sequence genomic region, the following are encoded:
- the ARPC1A gene encoding actin-related protein 2/3 complex subunit 1A has protein sequence MSLHQFLLEPITCHAWNRDRTQIALSPNNHEVHIYKKNGSQWVKAHELKEHNGHITGIDWAPKSDRIVTCGADRNAYVWSQKDGVWKPTLVILRINRAATFVKWSPLENKFAVGSGARLISVCYFESENDWWVSKHIKKPIRSTVLSLDWHPNNVLLAAGSCDFKCRVFSAYIKEVDEKPASTPWGSKMPFGQLMSEFGGSGTGGWVHGVSFSASGSRLAWVSHDSTVSVADASKSVQVSTLKTEFLPLLSVSFVSENSVVAAGHDCCPMLFNYDDRGCLTFVSKLDIPKQSIQRNMSAMERFRNMDKRATTEDRNTALETLHQNSITQVSIYEVDKQDCRKFCTTGIDGAMTIWDFKTLESSIQGLRIM, from the exons ATGTCCCTGCATCAGTTTTTACTAGAGCCAATCACCTGTCATGCCTGGAACAGGGATCGTACCC AGATTGCTCTTAGCCCCAATAATCACGAAGTCCACATCTATAAGAAGAACGGGAGCCAGTGGGTGAAAGCTCATGAACTCAAGGAGCACAACGGACACATTACAG GTATCGACTGGGCTCCCAAGAGTGACCGCATCGTCACTTGTGGGGCAGACCGCAATGCCTATGTCTGGAGTCAGAAAGATGGTGTCTGGAAGCCAACCCTGGTGATCCTGAGAATTAATCGTGCAGCGACTTTTGTCAAGTGGTCTCCGCTAGAGAACAAATTTGCTGTGGGAAGTGGAGCACGACTCATTTCTGTTTGTTACTTTGAGTCTGAAAATGACTG GTGGGTAAGCAAGCACATTAAAAAGCCAATTCGATCCACGGTCCTCAGCTTGGATTGGCATCCCAACAATGTTTTGCTGGCAGCAGGATCATGTGATTTCAAATGCAG GGTGTTTTCTGCCTACATTAAAGAAGTGGATGAAAAGCCAGCCAGTACGCCCTGGGGCAGCAAGATGCCTTTTGGTCAGCTGATGTCAGAGTTTGGTGGCAGCGGCACTGGTGGCTGGGTACATGGGGTCAGCTTCTCTGCCAGTGGGAGCCGCCTGGCCTGGGTCAGCCACGACAGCACCGTATCCGTTGCTGATGCCTCAAAAAGTGTGCA GGTCTCAACTCTGAAAACAGAGTTCCTGCCCCTCCTGAGTGTGTCGTTTGTCTCAGAGAATAGCGTTGTAGCCGCG GGCCATGACTGCTGCCCAATGCTCTTCAACTACGACGACCGTGGCTGCTTGACCTTCGTCTCCAAACTAGACATTCCCAAACAGAGCATCCAGCGCAACATGTCTGCCATGGAGCGCTTCCGCAACATGGACAAGAGGGCCACGACTGAGGACCGCAACACAGCCTTGGAGACGCTGCACCAGAATAGCATCAC tCAGGTGTCTATTTATGAGGTGGACAAGCAAGATTGTCGCAAATTTTGCACTACTGGCATCGATGGAGCCATGACAATTTGGGATTTCAAg